GTGTGCTGCTCGAGGAAGCCGGCGTTCTGGTCTCGCAGATCGCCGCGGGTTACCGCGAGGTCGAGGGCTTGTGGACGCAGGTGCGCAGCGAGGTCAACGGCATGGTTTCCGAGCTCAATGATGCCGGCGCCCAAGTGGCCGACCTCAACGCTCGCATCCGATCGACCCTGCAGGCGGGCGGCAACATCAACGAGCTGCTCGATAAGCGCAGCACTCTCACCACGAGCATCGCGTCGCTCGCGGGCGGCACCGCTCGGGAGCTCGAGGACGGCACCATGGAGGTGCTGATCGGTGGCAATGCACTTGTGTCGGGCGACATCTTCCGTCCAGTGCAGGTTGCGGGTGCCAACACCATGTCGGAGCTCAATCCCGCCCCGCCTGCGCCTCCGCAGCCCGTGCTGTTGGAATGGGCGCACCGACCCGGTTCTGCCGTCGCGATGGATGGCGGGAACATCGGCGGTGCTCTGTCCACTCTGGCGCCAGCAGGCATCGGGCCGAGCGCGGGAACCGGAGGCGTTTTGGCCGAGGCCGCGGTCTCGTACAACAAGTTCGCGACCGACCTGGCTACCAAGGTCAACCTTGCGCACAGCGGCGGTTTCACCGCCGGTGGAGCCGCCGGCGGGCCGTTCTTCGCCTTGGACCCCAACAATCCCGCCACGACACTTTCGGTGGTTCCCACGGATGCGAGCGAGATCGCCGCGAGCGACGGCACCGGAGCGCTGAGCGGGTTAAACGCAGACAAGGTCGCTCAGTTGGGAACGGGTCCGGACTCGCCGAACAACACTTGGTCCGACTTCGTCACCTCCCTCGGTGTCACCACCCGCAGCAACCTGCAGCAGGCGACGCTTGCCGGAATGGCGACGACGTCGGCCGTGAACATGCAGCTCGCGAACGCTTCGGTCGACATGGACGAAGAGAACGTCAACCTGCTGACCTTCCAGGTCGCTTACCAGGGTGCGGCGCGCGTGCTGACCGCGGTCGACGAAATGCTCGACACCCTGATCAACCGCACCGGGATTGTGGGAAGGTAACCGATGATCACGCGCACCACGACGAGCCTGATGATGCAGTCCGCACAGCGGAACCTGAAGTCGAACATGCAGGAGCTCGCGCGACTGCAGGAGCAGGCAACCAGCCAGAAGGCCATCACCCGCCCCTCCGACGACCCGACCGCGACCGCCGATTCGCTGCGCATCCGCGCGGAGCAGCGTGCCTCGGAGCAGTACGGCCGAAACATCGACGACGGGCTGGGTTGGCTGACGGTGATCGACTCGACGCTGGCCACCACGACCGGGCTGATGAACCGCGTGCGCGACCTCACTGTGCAGGGCGCAAACGATGGCTCGATGTCACCGACGGCGAAGCAGGCCATCGTCACCGAGCTCACCCAGCTCAGGGATGAACTGCTCACGCAAGCGAACACCCAGTACCTCGGGCGCACCGTCTTCGCGGGCAACTCCGACACGGGAGCGGCGTTCGATTCGACGCCCCCGTACGGCTATACGGTGGCCGGCGGCGGAACCGTCGACCGTCGAATCGGCGCCGGCTCGACGATCCGCGTCGACGCCGACGGTGTGGCAGCGTTCGCCAGCGGTCCTGCGAATCCGGCGGGCAACACCACCGTCTTCGCGCTGATCGACGACATCGTCGCGGACCTGAACGGCGGCGTGAACATTGGCACGCGCATCGGCGCCGTCGACCAGCACATGATCGCCATCCGTGAGCAACAGGCCATCGTCGGCACCCGCCACGCCCAGATTCTGCGAGCCGAGGAGGCGCACATGGAGAACACGGTTTCCCTTGAGGGCCAGCGCGCCGCCGTCGAAGACATCGACCTGGCCGAAGTGATCCTCGACCTGCAACTGCAGGAGGTCGCCTACCAGTCCGCCCTTGCGGTCACCGCCCGGGTGCTGCAGCCGACCCTGATGGACTTCCTCCGATGAGCCAGAGCTTGAGCTTCGTCACTCCCCCGCCCGGACTGGAGCGCTTCAGCGACTTCAGCCTCGACGAGATCGCCGGCGCCGACGGGCTGTACGCCCTACGCGCGACCGAGGACAGCGACATCCGCCTGTTCGTGATCGATGCCGCCGTGCACCTGCCGAACTACCAGCCCGTCATCTCCGACGAGCAGAGCGCGAGCCTGGGTCTCACCGACCCTGACGAGGCCGCCGTGCTTGTGGTGGCGAATCCGCAGGCCGAGCGCACCACCATGAACCTGATGGCGCCGATCGTGGTGAACCGCAGCAGCGGACGCAGTGCCCAGCTGATCCTCGAGAACCAGGACTGGCCGCTCCAAGCGGAACTCGCCGCCCGCGGCTGAGTAGACGCCCGCCAGGCCACACCTTCACCCGCGCGCGCGGCGCAAAGTTGCACGCAGGCATCCATCCTACGGGCGCGCGGCCGCAAGTTGCGCAAGCGCCTGAACGTTCATCCGCGCCAGCAACAACGGGCAGCGCGCCCGGATCGGCCGCAGCCCCCGCGCAACTTTGCGCCGCGCGCGCGGTCGAAGGCTAACGCGCAGGCCCGGCCGGCCGATAGTGCCTGACGTGACGGTCCAGGAACATGTGCGTACGAACGCGCCCACGCGAAAAAACGTGGACGTCTATGACTTCAGGCGTCCGACGACGCTCGCCCGCGAGCACTCGCGGGTGCTGGAGCTAGCCTTCGAGACGTTCGCCCGCCAGTGGGGAACGCAGCTGACCGCGAAGGTTCGAGTGGTCTCGCACGTCACCTCCGAGCAGGTGAGCATGGCCACCTACGACGAGTACGCCGCTTCACTTCCGCCGACCACCGCAATGGTGCTCTGCGAGTTCGAGGGGAACGCCGCGAAGGCGGTCATCCAGTTCCCGACATCCGCTGCCCTGTCCTGGGTGACCTATATGCTCGGCGGCAACGCCTCGCACAAGCTCGACGACCGCAAATTCACCCAGATCGAGCAGGCGCTCGTGCGCAAGCTGATGGAAGACGCGCTCGAAGACCTGCGCTACTCGCTCGGCCGCCTGCTGGTGACCTCGATCTCGATCGACACGATCCACTACAACTCCCAGTTCGCGCAGGCCGCCGCCACCACGGAACTGATGATCGTCGCGCGCTTCGAGATCCGGGTCGGTGAGAACAGCACGCACGCCACCCTGGCGATTCCGGCGGATGTGCTGCTGCCGCAACTCGGCGAAGCCAACCCGACCAGCACCACCGCGAACGCCAAGGAGCTGATGCGCGGCCAGCTCGCGCACACTCCGGTCGAGCTCGCGCTGCAGTTGGCACCGGTGAACGTCAAGCCGAATGTCGTGCTGCGCCTGGCCGTCGGCGACCTGATCGCCCTGCCGCATCCGACCCACCGGCCGATGAACATCGCCGTCGACGGACAACCGCTCGCCCAGGCGGCAGTGGGCTCGAACGGCTCGCGCCTGGCCTGCGTCGTCGTGGGCGAGAACACCAGCTCAGCACCGACCATGACCGAGGGGACCTCTCGATGACCACCACCACGCTGAACCAGACCGCCGCCGCCTCGGCCGAAGCGCTGATCGGGCTGCTGCCGAGCGCTGCCGCGATCACCGCGGCTCCGGCCACCGCCGCGCCGGCCGGTGCGGTCGAGAACTGCGTCGTCGCCTCCTTCGTCGGAGCGGTCTCCGCCGACTTCGGTGTCGTGCTCTATGACGGTGACGCGGTCAGCGCTGCCGCCGGCACCGACTCGCCGCTGGTCTCGGCCGCGGACGTGCTCCGGCCCGCCCTTGAAGCCGCCTCCGCGATGCTCGGCACCGGCGTGCTCGGCCCGGCCAGCATCGAGGATGCCGCCGCGCTGTTCGCCGACCCGGCCACCGCGGTCTTCGAACTCACCGCGGGCGGCACGCGCGCCGGCTGGTACGCCGTGCGGGTCCGTGAGAACGGCACGATCACCGGGCAGGGCGCAACCGCACCCGCCGACCGTGGCGCGATCGTCGGCAACCTGCACCGCATCAACAACGTCGAGATGGCGCTGACCGTCGAGATCGGTCGCACCCGGATGTCTGTGCGCGACGTGCTCG
The Diaminobutyricimonas sp. LJ205 genome window above contains:
- the fliN gene encoding flagellar motor switch protein FliN, which encodes MTTTTLNQTAAASAEALIGLLPSAAAITAAPATAAPAGAVENCVVASFVGAVSADFGVVLYDGDAVSAAAGTDSPLVSAADVLRPALEAASAMLGTGVLGPASIEDAAALFADPATAVFELTAGGTRAGWYAVRVRENGTITGQGATAPADRGAIVGNLHRINNVEMALTVEIGRTRMSVRDVLDLEPGAVIELDRSAGAPADVLLNGRLIAHGEVVVVDQDYAVRITKILDVAEGLA
- the flgK gene encoding flagellar hook-associated protein FlgK translates to MSTFSGLNTAYTGLVAARKGLDVVGQNIANATTDGYTRQRVTTSSIGSPARVGMFTTPLTVGQGVTVDGIARLGDVFLDARVRSSAASSGYWAARANVMTSLESTLREPGENGLSNQLQEFWAGWQNVANKAGDPAPAGVLLEEAGVLVSQIAAGYREVEGLWTQVRSEVNGMVSELNDAGAQVADLNARIRSTLQAGGNINELLDKRSTLTTSIASLAGGTARELEDGTMEVLIGGNALVSGDIFRPVQVAGANTMSELNPAPPAPPQPVLLEWAHRPGSAVAMDGGNIGGALSTLAPAGIGPSAGTGGVLAEAAVSYNKFATDLATKVNLAHSGGFTAGGAAGGPFFALDPNNPATTLSVVPTDASEIAASDGTGALSGLNADKVAQLGTGPDSPNNTWSDFVTSLGVTTRSNLQQATLAGMATTSAVNMQLANASVDMDEENVNLLTFQVAYQGAARVLTAVDEMLDTLINRTGIVGR
- a CDS encoding flagellar assembly protein FliW; translation: MSQSLSFVTPPPGLERFSDFSLDEIAGADGLYALRATEDSDIRLFVIDAAVHLPNYQPVISDEQSASLGLTDPDEAAVLVVANPQAERTTMNLMAPIVVNRSSGRSAQLILENQDWPLQAELAARG
- the flgL gene encoding flagellar hook-associated protein FlgL codes for the protein MITRTTTSLMMQSAQRNLKSNMQELARLQEQATSQKAITRPSDDPTATADSLRIRAEQRASEQYGRNIDDGLGWLTVIDSTLATTTGLMNRVRDLTVQGANDGSMSPTAKQAIVTELTQLRDELLTQANTQYLGRTVFAGNSDTGAAFDSTPPYGYTVAGGGTVDRRIGAGSTIRVDADGVAAFASGPANPAGNTTVFALIDDIVADLNGGVNIGTRIGAVDQHMIAIREQQAIVGTRHAQILRAEEAHMENTVSLEGQRAAVEDIDLAEVILDLQLQEVAYQSALAVTARVLQPTLMDFLR
- a CDS encoding flagellar motor switch protein FliM; the protein is MTVQEHVRTNAPTRKNVDVYDFRRPTTLAREHSRVLELAFETFARQWGTQLTAKVRVVSHVTSEQVSMATYDEYAASLPPTTAMVLCEFEGNAAKAVIQFPTSAALSWVTYMLGGNASHKLDDRKFTQIEQALVRKLMEDALEDLRYSLGRLLVTSISIDTIHYNSQFAQAAATTELMIVARFEIRVGENSTHATLAIPADVLLPQLGEANPTSTTANAKELMRGQLAHTPVELALQLAPVNVKPNVVLRLAVGDLIALPHPTHRPMNIAVDGQPLAQAAVGSNGSRLACVVVGENTSSAPTMTEGTSR